The genome window TGCATTTATCATAACCCTCTACGCTTTCCCTGCAATGGCGGCATCGTCATGGAGGCTTTCCAATCAGCTTCCTCCTTCTCATTTTATTTCTAAAGGCATGGATTTTTTTGCTGAAAAGGTGTCAGAATATTCAAACGGAGAAATGAAAGTTGAAGTTTTCCATTCGGCACAGCTTTTTAAAGACACTGAAATAGTTGAAGCCATTCAAGAAGGTCTTGTTGAGCTTGCCCTCGTTCCTGTTAATAAATGGTCTGGAATGGTTCCAGCAGCCGATATTTTTGAAATGCCCTTCGTCTTTAAAGACCTCAGTTCCCCAAAGAAATTTATAGAAGCCGGCGCAGGCGAAATTCTTGATAATGAATTCCAGGCAAAAGGCGCCAAAGTTGTATTTTGGGTCGATTACGGCCTCGTCCAGTTTTACAACAACAAACGTCCCCTTGCAAAGCCAGCCGATTTTGACGGCCTTAAAATACGAACCTTCAGTAAGGGAACAGCTGATACGGTAAAGGCTCTTGGCGGTATTCCCGCAGTCATGAGTTCTTCTGAAATGTACATGGCCCTTCAGAGAGGAACCGTTGATGGCGCTACCACAGGTATGCCCGCGGCCGTTTCGAGAAAGATATATGAAGTGCAGAAATATATGACTCTCGCCAACTACACCACAGCTCAGTTCTTTGTACAGGGAAACTTTGAATGGTGGGATTCCCTCAGCGATAAAGAGAAAGAAGTTCTTCTCAAAGCCGGCGCTGATGCTGCAGAATCAATTCGTGGCTCAATAGCCGATTCTGAAGATAAGGCCTATAACGTTATTAAAGAGGGCGGAGTAGAGATTTATGCGCTTAACGACGAGGAAAGAGCTGCTTTTGTAAAGGCTACAGAGTCGGTTAGATCTGAATTCATGCAGCAGACTGGCGAAATCAGCCATAAGCTTATGGAAATCTTAGAATCCATTGACTAATTGTAAAGGCAATTTAGCCTTGAACCTCTCTTTCATATAACACCCTTAGTTACCATCACTCACCAACGGAGGAGGCCGGGAATGCAAATTCCTTCCTCCTCCAAATAATAAGAAAAGCGTGCGAGTATTACAAGATTGGGGGAATTGGCGTGTTCTCTTCTCTAAACAAAACTATAGCAAAGGTGAATCTTCTAATCGGATATTGCAGTGGCCTTGGCATTTTGGCCATGGGAATTATCCTTTTTTATGAAGTTATAGCAAGATACGTTTTCAACTCGCCGACAATTTGGGCTCAGGAAGTATCGATCATCCTTTTCATCTGGACCATGTTGGCAGGAGCCGCCTATACGTTGCAGGTAGGTAAGCATGTTCAGATAGATCTTCTGACCATTCGGCTTTCAAAAAAGACACAGAGCTTTCTCGAACTGATTACAAGCATCATAGGAATGTTTTTCTCTGCGTATGTTACGCTTCAGGGCGTGAAAATGCTGGAGGCTACGCTGAAATATCACAAGTTATCGGCAACTCCATTGCGCGTTCCACTCTGGATTCCACAACTTGCACTTCCTGTCGGTTTTGGTCTTCTTACTCTTCAGTTCATTATTATCATAGCCATGAGATCGGCAGCACTCAAAGATCACAATAAAGAAGGTGAACAACCATGCTAAGCTTCCTTCTGGTTATTGCGCTTCTTATCGTCGTCCTTTTTACAGGACTCCCCGTAGCCTTCTCACTGGGCTCAACATCCGTCTTGCTCATACTTCTCAACGGACTTCCTGCGAAGATAGTCGGTTCCACCATGTTCTCTGGCCTTGAAAGCTTCACCCTTCTTTCCATACCGCTATTCATTCTCATGAGCCAGATACTTTTAGATGGCCGTGTCGGTGACGACCTTTTTGACGTTATGAACGCCTGGGTGCGACATCTTCCCGGAGGCCTTGCCATTGCTACCGTTCTTGCATGCGCCTTCTTCTCGGCAATAACTGGGTCTGGAGCTGCGACAGCTGCTACTATCGGCATGGTTGCCTATCCCGCAATGATTGAAAGAGGGTACGACAAAAAATTTACCTTGGGACTTCTGGCGGCTGGCGGAACGTTGGGCATTTTGATTCCGCCGAGTATTCCCATGATTCTCTACGGTGCCATTACAGAGGAATCCGTCGGAAAACTCTTCATCGCAGGCGTCGTTCCCGGACTCATCCTGACAGCCATCTTCATCATTTATGCGGTTTTCAAAAGTAAACGGGGCGGCTTTACTCCCATGGAGAGAACCAGCTGGTCTGAGCGAATGAGCGTCACAAAAAAGAATGTTTGGGGAATTCTTCTGCCCTTATTAATCATAGGCGGTATCTATAGCGGAGTCTTTACTCCCACAGAAGCAGCTGCTGTAGGCTTGATATACAGCCTCTTCATAACCATCGTCATTTACAAAACGATAAAGCTCAGTGAATTACCGAAAATTTGTCTGAAATCTGTAGGAACATCCTGCATGATCGCCATCATCATCGCTGCGGCAATCCTCTTCGGCAAGGTTATGACCATGCTCATGATTCCTCAGAAACTCACTCAATTGATTATTCAAATCAACCTCTCGCCGCTCATGTTCATAATTGCGATGAACCTGCTCATGCTCATACTTGGCATGATGCTCGAAACCGTATCTATCATACTTCTGACCATGCCTTTGGTTACCCCCATCCTCGTCGCTTTAAATATCGATCCTATCTGGTATGCCATTATTCTTACAGTCAACATGACCATGGCTCTCATCACGCCGCCAGTTGGAATGAACCTTTACGTTATTAACGGCCTTCGCGAAGACATAAGCATGTCGGATATTATTCAGGGAGTATGGCCCTTTATCATCTTAATGACCTTCATGCTGATATTGGCCATGGCTTTTCCCCAGATGAGTCTCTGGCTGCCATCCATAATGCACTAAACCTGCAATAGACAGGAGTTGCTCACGTTGAAAAAAGAAAATACCAGAACGAGATTACGAACACTTCTTTATCAAGATCAGATAGTTGTGGCACCAGGCACCCATGATTGCCTTACCGCCCGAATCATTGAAAAAGAGGGCTTCAATGCGCTCTATATGACTGGCTATGGAACCTCGGCAAGCATGCTGGGGAAACCAGATGTGGGACTCTTGACGCTGACTGAAATGGTGGCGAGGGCTTCCAGACTTGTAGAAGCTGTCAATATTCCTGTCATCGCCGATGCTGATACAGGCTATGGAAACGCTGTAAATGTAGCTCGTACCGTGCGGGAATATGAAAAAGCGGGAGTTGCGTGCCTCCAGCTGGAAGATCAGGTTGCTCCCAAAAAATGCGGCCACATGCTGGGGCGAGAAATAATACCGAAAGACGAAATGGTGGGGAAAATTAAGGCTGCTTGTGACGCCAGGCAGGACGATAACCTCATGATCATAGCGAGAACTGACGCCAGAACCACATGTGGAATCGATGAAGCCATAGAGAGAGGACTGGCCTATGAAGAGGCCGGGGCCGATATTATCTTCGTGGAATCTCCAGAAACAGAAGAAGAGATGAAAAAAATTACATCTATCTTCGTTGTTCCCGTACTGGCAAATATGGTTGAGCATGGCCGAACTCCCTTTCTTCCAGTCTCAAAACTAGAAGAGATCGGTTACAACCTCGCCATTTTTCCTGTGACGTCGACCTATGTTATCGCCAAGGCCGTTCAAGATGTTATGGCGACTCTCAAAAAAACAGGGTCTACGGAAAGCATGATGGATAAAATGGTTCTCTTTGAGGAATTCAACAACCTCATCGGATTGCCTGACATATTAGAAGTGGAGAAGCTCTATTCCACACGTAAATAACGCTGCAAAGAGTTGACCTAGCGGGGTTTTTCATACCTATAGAGATGTATCTGTGATAAATCAACCATTTGGAGGAAAAATCATGAGAAAATCTACTCTGTTAAGAAATAGATTACAAGAGCCCCGAGCCGTTGTTGCTCCAGGCGTTTACGATTCTCTAAGCGCCAGAATATGCGAAATGGCAGGATTCGAAGCTCTTCAACATTCTGGATATGGAACAGCTGCTGCGGTTTTGGGACAACCCGATGTCGGCCTTCTTACACTTTCTGAAATGGTCAGCCAGGTCAGAGCTACGGCAAGAGCGGTAAATATCCCCGTAGTTGGGGATTCCGACAACGGTTTTGGCAATGCTATCAATGTGTATCGCACCGTACAGGAATATATAAATGCAGGAGCAGCCGGACTCTTTTTGGAAGATCAGGTAGCCCCGAAAAGATGCGGACACATGGAAGGCAAGCAGGTTATTCCCTATGAAGAGATGGAAGGCAAACTTCGAGCTGCCATGGACGCAAGAAAAGATATTGACCCAGATTTCATAATTATTTACAGAACTGACGCCATTGCCGTCAACGGATACAGCGATGCCCTTGACCGTGCCAGAAAAGCGGCAGAGCTTGGAGTTGATATGATATTCATAGAAGCTATGGAAACACGGGAACAAATTAAAAAGACTGCCTCTGAATTGAAAGACATTCCGCTCATGCTCAACCTGATAGAGGGAGGAAAAACGCCACTCGTTCCAGTAAATGAAGCGGAAGAGATGGGGTATAAGTGGATCGTTCCAGCCCTTTCTTCTCTCTATGCCGCCGCAAGGGGAATGCTTGATGTTATGAGAGAGATCAAGGAAAATGGCGTCTCTGATAAATATCTCGATAAACTATTTACATTTAAGGAATTTACGGAAGTTGTTCACCTTGAAAACATCAAAAAGCTGGAAGAAAAGTATCTTCCCACAAGCGTTATTGAGGAAAAATACCACGGTAAAGAAAAGATCGTGGGGTAGCGAGTAGCGAATCTAAAAACAAAACGTTGCCAATAGCGAGTTAGCTAAAACGAAAGCGGAGCCTGGCTGAGACTTTATGCCACCTCCGCTTTTTTTGTACAAGTAGTGTCGAATGTTTTATGATTTTAATGTTCTTGTTAACATTTCAGATTCAGGAGCGATATTGAAGCGGAGCGGAGTAACTTAATTCCTCCTGAAAAATTACCAAAATCACAAATATTTCCTTCATTTGCTTTGGGTGGACGAAAAGTATAAGTGGGAGGCTGTTAAGCATTTTCAAGACAATTGGGATATTAACGCTACTGATTTTGTCTCTATGCTTGAGGCGTCAACGGCAAAAACCGAGGAAAAACTTCAATCGGCGATTATAAACTAGTCTTTACAGCACTTTATAACATGAAGTATTTTATCGAAACATTGATTGCAAAGATCAAAAGACAGGCGGCAGGTTACAAATGACGGTCGTTTTAATAATGCTGTTAGACTGTCATCTTTTCGTACTCAGATGCTTTGACAGGAAAAAGCGTTTTGGTGCATGTACATATACTCATACACAGCACACTACATCTGCTGCTCATTGTCTAATATTCATCCGTCATAAAATATTCTATAAGATTAATTTTTTAGTTTCGATAGTTATATACTAAGTTCAAATATTATGTTAGGCTATGTGCGAAGGGCTTAATGGTTCTTTATATTAAAAATAAGTTTGCACAGAGTTTAGTAAATAATTATTTGAATTTTAAATGATTATTGTAATAAATGTAATTTAAATTATAGTTTTTATAGCCCTTCATCTGGGGGGCTTGTCGAAAAAATGGGCTATTCTTCACAAACTGCGAATCATAGAATGAAACAGCTTTTCAAATATCTAGAAGCACTTAACCAACACAGAAATCCTGCGATTAAGAATGTTGAGGATTATTCGTGGAAATTGTGGATTCAATCTCTTCCCAAACATCCGAATTTAAAACTTTTAGGAAAATCCACAGATCAATTAGATATGTTCGATTTATATGAGGATGGTAATGATATTGACCTTGAAAATATCCTCGTAGTAAAGCGTCCTGAACTGAAATATTGTCCGGCTCCTTCTCAAAGTTTTGAGAGCTGGCTTTATGGGGGATGGGAAAATCCTTTTAAAGAAGTCCAGATTATAGAAAGTAGACCTAACGAAAAGAATGGGTTTCCTCTCATGTCTAGAGATAGTACAGAAAAAAATGATACGGAATTGGAGTACTTTAATGATAATGAAAAAAGGGTTACTGATTATTTAAGCTGGTTGGAAAAAAGAAAAGTCTGGGCAGAAAAAGAAAAGCAAAATCGAAGGACTATGAAGATCTACGAGGATCTTTACGATTTATACAGGCTCTTTAAAAGGGAACCTGATCGCTTTGAAATAATTTTAGGTGATGGAGTTATAATTTGGAGTATAGAAGAAGGTCGTTTATATCATCCTCTATTGTTACAGCAGGTACAATTACAATTTGATCCTGAAAAAGTAGAGTTTTCCATTTTGCCTTCGGATAAGCCCTCTGAGTTTTATTCCCAGATTTTTCATTCTAATACTGATGTAGATGCTTTTTCCATAGCGGATGCTATTAAATCAGTGAATGAAGAGCATTTTCATCCTCTTGGAAGAACGGGAGTAGAAATTTTCCTCAAAAGGTTTATTTCCTCTGTAGTCTCCAATGGTGAATTTATTGAGAATAACGAGTCTTTTCAGTTCAAAGAATATCCACAGATAGTTAGAAAACCTGTTTTATTCCTTCGTAATAAAGACTTAGGGTTCGCTTCCTGTATTGAGAAGATTCTTGAAAATATTGAGAGAGGAGAAGAACCTTCGAGTTTTTTCAAAAATATAGTTGGTGTAGATCAAGATGATTGTGTAAACCACTACAATGAAGACTTTTCAAGGAAAGCTATAAAAACTAGTGAAATTCTTTTGGGCAAAGAAAGTAATGAAGAACAGATGAAAATTGCAGAATCACTAGAGGTCTATGACTCAGTTCTTGTGCAGGGACCTCCGGGTACTGGAAAAAGCCATACTATTGCTAATCTTATAGGGCATCTTCTTGCTCAAGGTAAGAGAGTCTTAGTGACAAGTAAAACCTCAAAACCTCTCCGGGTACTTAAAAGACATATAGTTAAAGAATTACGTTCTTTGGCAGTGAGTGTTTTGCAGGATGATCTTGAAGCTAAGAAGGATCTTGAGTCTTCTGTAAACGAAATTGTTAAAAATCTAACATCAAAGGATCCTCGAAAATTAATTCAACAAGAAAAAAGACTTATAGAAAATCGAGATAATGTACTATCTGAGTTAAACCGATTCAAAGCACAGTTGATTGAGGTTCTCCGATCTGAATACACAGAAATTATAATAGATGGTCAGACCTTAAGCCCTTCTGAAGCTGGGAAAAAGATTGCTCAAGGGGTAGATGTACATTCATGGCTTCCTGATCCTGATGTATCTGAAAAGACTCTTCCTATTACACAGGAGGAATTTGATTACCTCTTTGAGTTTAATGACAAGATTTCAAAAGAAGAAGAAACCTTGCTTATGGATCCCTTGCTAGATTTTTCCAAATTGCCTACCCCAGAAGAACTTTTTAAAATGAAAGAAGTTTATGAAAGTTCAAAGCAATTTGTTCAAGATCCCTTTGATCCTTTATGGGATTCTGAAAGATGTGTTTCTGCCAGAGATATAGAATTGGTGTGGAATTTTGCCCAACAATGTTTAAAAACATTGACATTCGGGGATAATTGGCAAAAGGAAGTTCTTTATGACGGCTATCTTGGAGGTAACAGATTACAACCTTGGGAGGATATGATGGAAAAGATAGAATATCTTTTCCAAAGTCTTAACGAATTGAAGTCTCAGCGGATTCGCCTGAAACCTGAAATAGATTACAAAAAATTAGATTTGCCCAAGGATGAGATAATAAAGGAATTAAAAGAAATAGTTGATTATCTTAGTGACAATAGTGGATTATCTTTTTTAAAATTATTTCTTAAGCCAAAATGGAAAAAAATTACAGAAGTTTCAAAGATATCTCTAGGGAAACCCCAAAGCAGAGATCATTACATAGCTTTGCTTGCTGAAGTTGAATATGCAATACAAAAAGAGCTACTCATAGATTCTATCGTTGCCCTTTGTCCAACATTGGTGTTTAGTAGTGAGAAAACGCCAGACGAAGACCTTGCTCACAAACTATATTTCCAAGTCAAGCCAATGATATCAAAATATTTATATTGGTATTCTAATGAATTTTCGTCTCTTATTGTTTCCTTGAGAAATTTGGGGTTCAACTGGGAAAGTTTTTGCGATCCTATCCTAGGCTCGGAATCAAGAGAGGCAGCGATCGACAACCTGAAAGAAAGTCTTGAGAGACTATGTCATCATGTCTTACCTATTAGAATGAAAAAAATTGATAATATTGAAATTTGTCAAAAATTGGAAAAAATTATCATTTATCTTGAAGAAATGGAATCAGAAAATAACCATTCCTTTATTTGTAATATAAAATCATATCTTAAACATTTTGATGTCCAAGCTTATGAAGAGTCCATTAATTTACTACAAGAACTTTATCGGATGAAGCCCCTTTATCAAAAGAAGCAGAATATAACAGGAAAAATCACAGGTTATTCTAAAGAATGGGCAAATCTTGTAAAAAGTCGGAATGGTATATGGGGTAAGAGTCAGCCTCCTGGTGACCTTTTAGAAGCTTGGAAATGGAAAAGAATCTTACTAGAAGTTAAAAGAATAAATAAGACCTCTATTGAAGATATTCAGGATGAAATCGCGTACAGACAAGATGTGTTGAAAGATCTTACCAATAATCTTATTTCTGTAAAAGCTTGGAGAAGACAGATCGAAAGAACAACCCAAAAAGAAAGAAGCGCCTTAGTTGCATACACTCAGATTATAAAAAAACTGGGCAAAACAGGAAAAGTTAAAAATGCTGCTGCTTTACTTAGAGATGCTAAAGAGGCTATGAATCAATGTATAAGTGCTGTCCCGGTTTGGATTATGCCTCTTATTAAGGTAGCTGAATCTTTCGAACCTGGGAGTACTTCTTTTGATGTCGTGATAATAGATGAAGCTAGTCAATGCGATGTAATGGCCTTTATTGCTATATATCTGGGGAAGAAGTTAGTTATTGTGGGTGATGATCAGCAGGTTAGTCCACTTGCTATTGGGCAGAAGCTAGATATTGTTCGTAAGCTTATGGATCAATACCTTCTGGATATTCCTGTTAAATCTCTTTATGATGGCACTGCTAGTATTTACGATATAGCAAAAAGAAATTCTGGGAAAGTTATAGCTTTACGGGAGCATTTTAGAAGCGTGCCTGAAATCATACAATTTAGCAATAGACTTTCTTACAATGGGAATATCCTTCCTTTGAGGGAATCAAGTAGCACTGATTTAAAACCCCCAGTTATTCCCTTCAGAGTCAATAACGGATATTGTGATGATAACAAGGTTAATTCAGTAGAGGCTAAGCAAATTGCATCTATCATGGCGGTATGTACAAAACTTCCCGAATATGAAGAGAAAACGATGGGTGTTATTTCTCTTTATGGAGATGCACAGACTTTGGAAATTGAAAAATACTTGAAAGAGTACATTCCTGAAGATGTTTATGAAAAACATGAAATCTTGTGCGGTTCTCCGTACCATTTCCAGGGTGATGAAAGAGATGTTATTTTCTTATCACTCGTTTACAGTTCATTAGAAAATCCTCCACATAAAATGCTTAGCGGAGGACAACAGAATATGCATAAGAAAAGGTTCAATGTCGCGGCAAGTAGAGCCAAGGACCAGATGTGGGTAGTGTATTCTTTAGATCCTTATACGGATCTAAAACCTGGTGATTTAAGGAGACAACTTATTGAATATTCCTTGGATCCTAGTGCATGGGAAATAACGTTTGAAGATCTTGAAAAACGAACAGAATCGCCCTTCGAAAGAGAAGTTTTGCAGGACCTTGTCATTAGCGGTTACGACATAATACCTCAATGGAAAGTAGGTGCCTATCGAATAGATATGGTGGTACAGAGCAACGGGAAAAAAGTAGCTATAGAGTGTGATGGAGAAAAATTCCATACGCCTGAAACTTTACATGAAGATCTTGCAAGACAGTCTATATTAGAAAGGCTTGGTTGGACTTTTATCAGGATAAGAGGTAGTGCTTTTTATAGTGATAAGGTTAAAGCTATGAAAAAAGTGAAGGATAAATTGGCAAGTTTAGGTATCGAAAGAACTATGTCTTTCCAAAATTCAAAGTCTAGTAACGATCCTTTAGCATATAAACGAGAAGTTAGTGAAATAGCTAGATTAGCATCTATGATCCAAAGTGGAGAAAAAAATATAGCGATACCTGAAAGTTTGCTCGAAACACCTGTAGCTTTTCAGAAGAAAGAAAGTTTTATTCTTGAAGTAAGCCCTGCTGTATCAACAGATACTGTTGATACAGCAGGTATTGTTTTAGATAAGCAAAAGATAAAAGATAATGATCTATTATTTTATCCTGAGCATCAAGAA of Aminobacterium sp. MB27-C1 contains these proteins:
- a CDS encoding TRAP transporter large permease, with the protein product MLSFLLVIALLIVVLFTGLPVAFSLGSTSVLLILLNGLPAKIVGSTMFSGLESFTLLSIPLFILMSQILLDGRVGDDLFDVMNAWVRHLPGGLAIATVLACAFFSAITGSGAATAATIGMVAYPAMIERGYDKKFTLGLLAAGGTLGILIPPSIPMILYGAITEESVGKLFIAGVVPGLILTAIFIIYAVFKSKRGGFTPMERTSWSERMSVTKKNVWGILLPLLIIGGIYSGVFTPTEAAAVGLIYSLFITIVIYKTIKLSELPKICLKSVGTSCMIAIIIAAAILFGKVMTMLMIPQKLTQLIIQINLSPLMFIIAMNLLMLILGMMLETVSIILLTMPLVTPILVALNIDPIWYAIILTVNMTMALITPPVGMNLYVINGLREDISMSDIIQGVWPFIILMTFMLILAMAFPQMSLWLPSIMH
- a CDS encoding TRAP transporter small permease subunit, producing MFSSLNKTIAKVNLLIGYCSGLGILAMGIILFYEVIARYVFNSPTIWAQEVSIILFIWTMLAGAAYTLQVGKHVQIDLLTIRLSKKTQSFLELITSIIGMFFSAYVTLQGVKMLEATLKYHKLSATPLRVPLWIPQLALPVGFGLLTLQFIIIIAMRSAALKDHNKEGEQPC
- a CDS encoding AAA domain-containing protein, producing the protein MGYSSQTANHRMKQLFKYLEALNQHRNPAIKNVEDYSWKLWIQSLPKHPNLKLLGKSTDQLDMFDLYEDGNDIDLENILVVKRPELKYCPAPSQSFESWLYGGWENPFKEVQIIESRPNEKNGFPLMSRDSTEKNDTELEYFNDNEKRVTDYLSWLEKRKVWAEKEKQNRRTMKIYEDLYDLYRLFKREPDRFEIILGDGVIIWSIEEGRLYHPLLLQQVQLQFDPEKVEFSILPSDKPSEFYSQIFHSNTDVDAFSIADAIKSVNEEHFHPLGRTGVEIFLKRFISSVVSNGEFIENNESFQFKEYPQIVRKPVLFLRNKDLGFASCIEKILENIERGEEPSSFFKNIVGVDQDDCVNHYNEDFSRKAIKTSEILLGKESNEEQMKIAESLEVYDSVLVQGPPGTGKSHTIANLIGHLLAQGKRVLVTSKTSKPLRVLKRHIVKELRSLAVSVLQDDLEAKKDLESSVNEIVKNLTSKDPRKLIQQEKRLIENRDNVLSELNRFKAQLIEVLRSEYTEIIIDGQTLSPSEAGKKIAQGVDVHSWLPDPDVSEKTLPITQEEFDYLFEFNDKISKEEETLLMDPLLDFSKLPTPEELFKMKEVYESSKQFVQDPFDPLWDSERCVSARDIELVWNFAQQCLKTLTFGDNWQKEVLYDGYLGGNRLQPWEDMMEKIEYLFQSLNELKSQRIRLKPEIDYKKLDLPKDEIIKELKEIVDYLSDNSGLSFLKLFLKPKWKKITEVSKISLGKPQSRDHYIALLAEVEYAIQKELLIDSIVALCPTLVFSSEKTPDEDLAHKLYFQVKPMISKYLYWYSNEFSSLIVSLRNLGFNWESFCDPILGSESREAAIDNLKESLERLCHHVLPIRMKKIDNIEICQKLEKIIIYLEEMESENNHSFICNIKSYLKHFDVQAYEESINLLQELYRMKPLYQKKQNITGKITGYSKEWANLVKSRNGIWGKSQPPGDLLEAWKWKRILLEVKRINKTSIEDIQDEIAYRQDVLKDLTNNLISVKAWRRQIERTTQKERSALVAYTQIIKKLGKTGKVKNAAALLRDAKEAMNQCISAVPVWIMPLIKVAESFEPGSTSFDVVIIDEASQCDVMAFIAIYLGKKLVIVGDDQQVSPLAIGQKLDIVRKLMDQYLLDIPVKSLYDGTASIYDIAKRNSGKVIALREHFRSVPEIIQFSNRLSYNGNILPLRESSSTDLKPPVIPFRVNNGYCDDNKVNSVEAKQIASIMAVCTKLPEYEEKTMGVISLYGDAQTLEIEKYLKEYIPEDVYEKHEILCGSPYHFQGDERDVIFLSLVYSSLENPPHKMLSGGQQNMHKKRFNVAASRAKDQMWVVYSLDPYTDLKPGDLRRQLIEYSLDPSAWEITFEDLEKRTESPFEREVLQDLVISGYDIIPQWKVGAYRIDMVVQSNGKKVAIECDGEKFHTPETLHEDLARQSILERLGWTFIRIRGSAFYSDKVKAMKKVKDKLASLGIERTMSFQNSKSSNDPLAYKREVSEIARLASMIQSGEKNIAIPESLLETPVAFQKKESFILEVSPAVSTDTVDTAGIVLDKQKIKDNDLLFYPEHQEENQSYEKEFVTSKKSYSANSKNNVEESSQREYEGEFLNFENVKKTLDQDDEKTTKILNEIDQIPRVSQEAFEKGFQDNQEVSEGTFEYETSDLSEKDTNNALQVSEEKSKINNKISVENKNDPIKDEGLNFFSEETEKHLAKKNNEKTEDASVEELKKQKLKSSNSKNARIKKEKASNPKVDSFESQLKNENPDFWFALAHWAKENNKLNNKERHFVFQVGRLISNKWLLSEKQEKWANSIYEKCLDDGFIFEDIQKKN
- a CDS encoding DctP family TRAP transporter solute-binding subunit yields the protein MKLGRSFLLATLAAFIITLYAFPAMAASSWRLSNQLPPSHFISKGMDFFAEKVSEYSNGEMKVEVFHSAQLFKDTEIVEAIQEGLVELALVPVNKWSGMVPAADIFEMPFVFKDLSSPKKFIEAGAGEILDNEFQAKGAKVVFWVDYGLVQFYNNKRPLAKPADFDGLKIRTFSKGTADTVKALGGIPAVMSSSEMYMALQRGTVDGATTGMPAAVSRKIYEVQKYMTLANYTTAQFFVQGNFEWWDSLSDKEKEVLLKAGADAAESIRGSIADSEDKAYNVIKEGGVEIYALNDEERAAFVKATESVRSEFMQQTGEISHKLMEILESID
- a CDS encoding oxaloacetate decarboxylase, with the translated sequence MKKENTRTRLRTLLYQDQIVVAPGTHDCLTARIIEKEGFNALYMTGYGTSASMLGKPDVGLLTLTEMVARASRLVEAVNIPVIADADTGYGNAVNVARTVREYEKAGVACLQLEDQVAPKKCGHMLGREIIPKDEMVGKIKAACDARQDDNLMIIARTDARTTCGIDEAIERGLAYEEAGADIIFVESPETEEEMKKITSIFVVPVLANMVEHGRTPFLPVSKLEEIGYNLAIFPVTSTYVIAKAVQDVMATLKKTGSTESMMDKMVLFEEFNNLIGLPDILEVEKLYSTRK
- a CDS encoding oxaloacetate decarboxylase, which encodes MRKSTLLRNRLQEPRAVVAPGVYDSLSARICEMAGFEALQHSGYGTAAAVLGQPDVGLLTLSEMVSQVRATARAVNIPVVGDSDNGFGNAINVYRTVQEYINAGAAGLFLEDQVAPKRCGHMEGKQVIPYEEMEGKLRAAMDARKDIDPDFIIIYRTDAIAVNGYSDALDRARKAAELGVDMIFIEAMETREQIKKTASELKDIPLMLNLIEGGKTPLVPVNEAEEMGYKWIVPALSSLYAAARGMLDVMREIKENGVSDKYLDKLFTFKEFTEVVHLENIKKLEEKYLPTSVIEEKYHGKEKIVG